Proteins from a genomic interval of Streptomyces sp. SID8374:
- the kdpF gene encoding K(+)-transporting ATPase subunit F, protein MTAENTVGLIVAVALLGYLVLALLRPERF, encoded by the coding sequence GTGACCGCCGAGAACACCGTCGGCCTGATCGTGGCCGTCGCCCTGCTGGGCTACCTCGTCCTCGCCCTCCTGCGCCCGGAGAGGTTCTGA
- the kdpA gene encoding potassium-transporting ATPase subunit KdpA, with the protein MSPVLAGLLQLLALVAALALAYRPLGDHMARVYTSTRHLRAERWIYRAIGADPSAEMRWPAYLRAVLALSFVGVLLLYALQRAQGLLPGSLGFASIDPDQAFNTAASFVTNTNWQSYAGEQAMGHVVQTGGLAVQNFVSAAVGMAVAVALVRGFARTRTGELGNFWTDLVRGTVRVLLPISVAGALVLVVCGAVQTFSGIHGVGQFLGTTQQWNGGAVASQEAIKELGTNGGGYFNANSAHPFENPTPLSNLFQIFLILLIPTALTRTFGRMAGSLKQGYALLATMAVIWTGFTALMLWTESAHRGEAFEIAGGAMEGKETRFGIAGSALFAVATTLTSTGAVNSFHSSYTGFGGGITMLGMQLGEVAPGGVGSGLYGMLIMAVIAVFIAGLMVGRTPEYLGKKIGIREIKLAACYLLVTPALVLGLTAVAMALPTARHSMTNTGPHGFSEILYAYTSAANNNGSAFAGLAADTPWFNTTLGIAMLLGRFLPIVLVLALAGSLAEQRSVPVTTGTLSTHRPLFSGVLLATILIVTGLTYFPALALGPLAEGLAS; encoded by the coding sequence ATGAGCCCCGTCCTCGCCGGTCTGCTCCAGCTGCTCGCCCTCGTCGCGGCGCTGGCCCTGGCCTACCGTCCCCTCGGCGACCACATGGCCCGGGTCTACACCTCCACCCGCCACCTGCGGGCCGAGAGGTGGATCTACCGGGCCATCGGCGCCGACCCGTCCGCCGAGATGCGATGGCCCGCCTATCTGCGCGCGGTCCTCGCCCTCTCCTTCGTCGGCGTCCTGCTCCTCTACGCGCTCCAGCGGGCGCAGGGGCTCCTGCCCGGCTCCCTGGGCTTCGCCTCGATCGACCCCGACCAGGCGTTCAACACCGCCGCCTCCTTCGTCACCAACACCAACTGGCAGTCGTACGCCGGTGAACAGGCCATGGGCCACGTGGTGCAGACCGGCGGCCTGGCGGTGCAGAACTTCGTCTCCGCCGCCGTGGGCATGGCCGTCGCCGTGGCCCTCGTACGCGGCTTCGCCCGGACCCGCACCGGGGAGCTCGGCAACTTCTGGACCGACCTGGTGCGCGGCACCGTACGCGTCCTGCTGCCGATATCCGTGGCCGGCGCCCTGGTCCTGGTCGTCTGCGGGGCCGTCCAGACCTTCTCCGGCATCCATGGCGTCGGCCAGTTCCTCGGCACCACCCAGCAATGGAACGGCGGCGCGGTCGCCTCGCAGGAGGCCATCAAAGAGCTGGGTACCAACGGCGGCGGCTACTTCAACGCCAACTCCGCCCACCCCTTCGAGAACCCCACACCGCTCTCCAACCTGTTCCAGATCTTCCTCATCCTGCTCATCCCGACCGCGCTGACCCGCACCTTCGGCCGGATGGCCGGTTCGCTGAAGCAGGGGTACGCGCTCCTCGCCACGATGGCGGTCATCTGGACCGGCTTCACGGCGCTGATGCTGTGGACCGAATCCGCCCACCGGGGAGAGGCCTTCGAGATCGCGGGCGGTGCCATGGAGGGCAAGGAGACCCGCTTCGGGATCGCCGGCTCGGCGCTCTTCGCGGTCGCCACGACGCTGACCTCGACCGGAGCGGTGAACTCCTTCCACTCCTCGTACACCGGGTTCGGCGGCGGCATCACGATGCTGGGCATGCAGCTCGGCGAGGTCGCCCCCGGCGGGGTCGGCTCCGGTCTCTACGGCATGCTGATCATGGCGGTCATCGCGGTGTTCATCGCCGGTCTGATGGTCGGCCGGACCCCGGAGTACCTGGGCAAGAAGATCGGCATCCGGGAGATCAAGCTCGCCGCCTGCTACCTCCTCGTCACCCCGGCGCTCGTCCTCGGCCTCACCGCCGTGGCCATGGCTCTGCCCACCGCCCGCCACTCGATGACGAACACGGGGCCGCACGGCTTCTCCGAGATCCTCTACGCCTACACCTCGGCCGCCAACAACAACGGCTCCGCCTTCGCCGGGCTGGCCGCCGACACCCCGTGGTTCAACACCACCCTCGGCATCGCGATGCTGCTCGGCCGCTTCCTGCCGATCGTCCTCGTCCTGGCCCTGGCCGGCTCACTGGCCGAACAGAGGTCCGTCCCCGTCACCACCGGCACCCTCAGCACCCACAGGCCGCTCTTCAGCGGGGTGCTCCTCGCCACGATCCTCATCGTCACCGGTCTCACCTACTTCCCGGCCCTGGCACTGGGCCCGCTGGCTGAAGGGCTCGCGTCATGA
- the kdpB gene encoding potassium-transporting ATPase subunit KdpB, translated as MSTLTDPRTARQAPQADHGPAGTRAGSGSLDVRLMLRSLPDAVRKLDPRVMVKSPVMFVVLTGSVLTTVLAALEPGDWFGWAITGWLWLTTLFANLAEAVAEGRGRAQAETLRRARTDTVARRVTGAGSGSGSVAGSGSGEERVAGTELRIGDLVVCEAGDTVPGDGDVVEGVASVDESAITGESAPVIRESGGDRSAVTGGTRVLSDRVVIRITTKPGETFIDRMIGLVEGAARQRTPNEIALNILLASLTIVFLLAVVSLQPFAVYAGAEQSLIVLTALLVCLIPTTIGALLSAIGIAGMDRLVQRNVLAMSGRAVEAAGDVSTLLLDKTGTITLGNRQAAAFVPVAGAGEAELAGAARLSSLADETPEGRSVVALADERHGPYGPEARADGAEWIAFTARTRMSGVDLDGRRVRKGAARSVTAWVRSRGGEVPGDAGEIADRIAAAGGTPLLVAVEDAHGTRVLGVVHLKDVVKEGMRERFGELRRMGIRTVMITGDNPLTARAVAEEAGVDDFLAEATPEDKMALIKREQAGGRLVAMTGDGTNDAPALAQADVGVAMNTGTSAAKEAGNMVDLDSDPTKLIEIVRIGKQLLITRGALTTFSIANDVAKYFAIIPAMFAVAYPSLDRLNIMRLASPESAILSAVVFNALIIVVLVPLALKGVRYRPAGADAMLRRNLGLYGLGGLIAPFIGIKLLDLLISLIPGIG; from the coding sequence ATGAGCACGCTCACCGACCCCCGTACGGCGCGACAGGCGCCGCAGGCCGATCACGGGCCCGCCGGGACCCGCGCCGGCTCCGGCAGCCTCGACGTCCGGCTGATGCTCCGGTCCCTGCCCGACGCGGTACGCAAGCTGGACCCCCGGGTGATGGTGAAGTCCCCGGTGATGTTCGTCGTCCTGACCGGCTCGGTGCTCACCACCGTGCTCGCGGCGCTGGAGCCGGGCGACTGGTTCGGCTGGGCGATCACCGGCTGGCTCTGGCTCACCACGCTTTTCGCCAATCTGGCGGAGGCGGTCGCGGAGGGGCGGGGGAGGGCGCAGGCCGAGACCCTGCGCCGGGCCAGGACCGACACCGTCGCCCGCCGCGTCACCGGCGCCGGTTCAGGGTCCGGCTCCGTCGCCGGCTCTGGTTCCGGTGAGGAACGGGTCGCCGGGACGGAGCTGCGCATCGGGGACCTGGTGGTCTGCGAGGCCGGGGACACCGTCCCCGGGGACGGCGATGTGGTGGAAGGCGTCGCCTCCGTGGACGAGTCCGCCATCACCGGCGAATCGGCACCGGTCATCCGGGAGTCCGGCGGCGACCGCTCGGCCGTCACCGGTGGTACGAGGGTGCTCTCCGACCGCGTCGTCATCAGGATCACCACCAAGCCGGGGGAGACGTTCATCGACCGGATGATCGGCCTGGTGGAGGGCGCGGCACGGCAGCGGACGCCCAACGAGATCGCCCTGAACATCCTGCTGGCCTCCCTCACCATCGTCTTCCTCCTGGCCGTCGTCTCGCTCCAGCCGTTCGCGGTGTACGCGGGCGCCGAGCAGTCGCTGATCGTGCTGACGGCCCTGCTGGTCTGTCTGATCCCCACCACCATCGGCGCCCTGCTCTCCGCCATCGGCATCGCGGGCATGGACCGCCTCGTCCAGCGCAACGTGCTGGCCATGTCGGGACGCGCGGTCGAGGCGGCGGGCGACGTGTCGACGCTGCTCCTCGACAAGACCGGCACCATCACCCTCGGCAACCGGCAGGCGGCCGCGTTCGTCCCGGTGGCGGGGGCGGGCGAGGCGGAGCTCGCCGGGGCCGCGCGCCTCTCCTCGCTCGCCGACGAGACCCCGGAGGGCCGGTCGGTCGTCGCCCTCGCGGACGAGCGCCACGGGCCGTACGGGCCGGAGGCGCGGGCGGACGGCGCGGAGTGGATCGCCTTCACCGCCCGGACCCGGATGTCCGGGGTGGACCTGGACGGCCGCCGGGTCCGCAAGGGCGCGGCCCGGTCCGTGACCGCCTGGGTGCGGAGCCGGGGCGGCGAGGTGCCCGGTGACGCGGGCGAGATCGCGGACCGGATCGCGGCGGCGGGCGGTACGCCGCTGCTGGTGGCCGTCGAGGACGCGCACGGGACCCGGGTCCTGGGCGTCGTCCACCTCAAGGACGTCGTGAAGGAAGGGATGCGGGAACGGTTCGGCGAGCTGCGCCGCATGGGCATCCGTACGGTGATGATCACCGGCGACAACCCGCTGACCGCTCGGGCCGTCGCCGAGGAGGCGGGCGTCGACGACTTCCTGGCCGAGGCCACGCCCGAGGACAAGATGGCCCTCATCAAGCGGGAGCAGGCCGGCGGACGGCTGGTCGCGATGACCGGGGACGGCACCAACGACGCCCCCGCGCTCGCCCAGGCCGATGTCGGCGTCGCGATGAACACCGGCACCTCGGCCGCCAAGGAGGCCGGGAACATGGTCGACCTGGACTCCGACCCCACCAAGCTCATCGAGATCGTCCGGATCGGCAAGCAGCTCCTGATCACCCGGGGCGCCCTGACCACGTTCTCCATCGCCAACGATGTCGCGAAGTACTTCGCGATCATCCCGGCCATGTTCGCCGTGGCCTACCCGTCGCTGGACCGCCTCAACATCATGCGTCTCGCCTCGCCCGAGTCCGCGATCCTCTCGGCCGTCGTCTTCAACGCGCTGATCATCGTGGTGCTCGTCCCCCTGGCCCTGAAGGGCGTCCGTTACCGGCCCGCAGGCGCCGACGCGATGCTGCGGCGCAACCTCGGCCTCTACGGGCTCGGCGGCCTGATCGCCCCCTTCATCGGCATCAAACTCCTCGACCTGCTCATCTCCCTCATCCCCGGAATCGGCTGA
- a CDS encoding potassium-transporting ATPase subunit C gives MTHTYAGTTARLLGAGLRALLVLTLVCGVLYPLAVTGGAQALFPGRANGSEITAGGRTVGSELIGQRYDLPARRGGEAPAPDLRWFQPRPSAGLSTNSVNTRYDLLVSGASNLAGDNEELIGRVKAAQEAVVADNSVPGHRVRPQDVPPDAVTSSGSGLDPHISPAYAELQVRRVAARNHLDADRVAELVAHHTEGRTLGFVGEPRVNVLRLNIALRELADAR, from the coding sequence ATGACCCACACCTACGCCGGCACCACCGCCCGGCTGCTCGGAGCCGGGCTGCGCGCCCTGCTCGTCCTCACCCTGGTCTGCGGCGTCCTCTACCCGCTGGCCGTCACCGGAGGGGCCCAGGCACTCTTTCCCGGCCGGGCCAACGGCTCGGAGATCACCGCCGGCGGCCGGACCGTCGGCTCGGAGCTCATCGGCCAGCGCTACGACCTCCCGGCACGCAGGGGCGGCGAGGCGCCCGCACCCGACCTCCGGTGGTTCCAGCCCCGCCCGTCCGCCGGGCTCTCCACCAACAGTGTCAACACCCGGTACGACCTCCTCGTCTCCGGCGCCTCCAACCTCGCCGGCGACAACGAGGAGCTGATCGGCCGGGTGAAGGCCGCCCAGGAGGCCGTCGTCGCCGACAACTCCGTACCGGGCCACCGCGTCCGCCCCCAGGACGTCCCCCCGGACGCCGTCACCTCCTCCGGGTCCGGCCTCGACCCGCACATCTCCCCGGCGTACGCCGAGCTCCAGGTCCGCCGGGTCGCCGCCCGCAACCACCTGGACGCCGACCGGGTGGCGGAGCTGGTCGCGCACCACACCGAGGGGCGGACCCTCGGCTTCGTCGGAGAGCCCCGGGTGAACGTCCTGCGGCTCAACATCGCCCTGCGGGAGCTGGCGGACGCCCGCTGA
- a CDS encoding sensor histidine kinase KdpD: MGRGTLRIYLGSAPGVGKTYAMLAEAHRRVERGTDCVVALVEHHDRPRTEVMLHGLEQIPRSEIDYRSAVFTEMDVDAVLERAPAVALVDELAHTNVPGSRNAKRWQDVEELLKAGIDVISTVNIQHLESLGDVVESITGVRQQETVPDEVVRRADQIELVDMSPQALRRRMAHGNIYQPDKLDAALSNYFRPGNLTALRELALLWTADRVDEYLQQYRGEHNIRTTWQARERIVVGLTGGPEGRTLIRRASRMAAKGSGSEILAVYIARSDGLTSASPKELAVQRTLVEDVGGTFHHVIGDDIPAALLEFARGVNATQIVLGSSRRKTWQYIYGPGVGATVARESGPDLDVHIVTHEEVAKGRGLPIARGARLGRARIIWGWLVGVAGSILLSLLLRSLENGPGLANDVLLFLFLTVAAALLGGLRPALASAAVGVMLLNYWFTPPTHTLTVQDPENFVAIVIFFAVAVAVSSVVDLAARRTHQAARLRAESEILSFLAGSVLRGETALDALLERVRETFAMESVALLERASDVDPWTCAGFVGPAPVARPDDADVDMPVGDNMALALSGRVLPAEDRRVLGAFAAQAAVVLDRQRLVSEADRARRLAEGNRIRTALLAAVSHDLRTPLAGIKAAVSSLRSDDVAWSPEDEAELLEGIEDGADRLDHLVGNLLDMSRLQTGTVTPLIREIDLDEVVPMALGGVPEGSVDLDIPETLPMVAVDPGLLERVVANVVENAVKYSPGGEPIAVAASAHGERVELRVVDRGRGVPDEAKERIFEPFQRYGDAPRGAGVGLGLAVSRGFAEAMGGTLDAEDTPGGGLTMVLTLTAAPGRGQAQDRAALPAEATS; the protein is encoded by the coding sequence ATGGGACGCGGCACACTCCGGATCTACCTCGGCTCGGCACCGGGCGTCGGCAAGACGTACGCGATGCTGGCCGAGGCCCACCGCAGGGTCGAGCGCGGCACCGACTGCGTGGTGGCCCTCGTGGAGCACCACGACCGGCCGCGTACCGAGGTGATGCTGCACGGCCTGGAACAGATCCCCCGTTCCGAGATCGACTACCGCTCCGCCGTCTTCACCGAGATGGACGTCGACGCCGTCCTGGAGCGCGCGCCCGCCGTGGCCCTGGTGGACGAGCTGGCCCACACCAATGTGCCGGGCTCCCGCAACGCCAAGCGCTGGCAGGACGTCGAAGAGCTTCTCAAGGCCGGGATCGACGTCATATCCACGGTCAACATCCAGCACCTGGAGTCGCTCGGCGACGTCGTGGAGTCGATCACCGGCGTACGCCAGCAGGAGACCGTCCCGGACGAGGTGGTGCGCCGGGCCGACCAGATCGAGCTGGTCGACATGTCGCCCCAGGCGCTGCGCCGCCGGATGGCGCACGGCAACATCTACCAGCCCGACAAGCTGGACGCCGCCCTCTCGAACTACTTCCGCCCCGGCAACCTGACCGCCCTGCGCGAGCTGGCCCTCCTGTGGACCGCCGACCGGGTCGACGAGTACCTCCAGCAGTACCGGGGCGAGCACAACATCCGTACCACCTGGCAGGCCCGCGAACGCATCGTCGTCGGCCTCACCGGCGGACCTGAAGGCCGTACGCTCATCCGCCGCGCCTCCCGGATGGCCGCCAAGGGCTCCGGCAGCGAGATCCTCGCCGTCTACATCGCACGCAGCGACGGGCTGACCTCCGCCTCGCCCAAGGAGCTGGCAGTCCAGCGCACCCTGGTCGAGGACGTCGGCGGAACGTTCCACCACGTCATCGGCGACGACATCCCCGCCGCCCTCCTGGAGTTCGCCCGCGGGGTCAACGCCACCCAGATCGTGCTGGGCTCCAGCCGCCGCAAGACCTGGCAGTACATCTACGGCCCCGGGGTCGGCGCCACCGTCGCCCGGGAGTCCGGACCCGACCTGGACGTCCACATCGTCACCCACGAAGAGGTCGCCAAGGGGCGCGGACTGCCCATCGCCCGCGGTGCCCGGCTCGGGCGGGCCCGGATCATCTGGGGCTGGCTCGTCGGCGTCGCCGGATCGATCCTGCTCTCACTGCTGCTGCGGAGCCTGGAGAACGGCCCCGGCCTCGCCAACGACGTCCTGCTCTTCCTTTTCCTGACCGTCGCTGCCGCCCTGCTCGGCGGGTTGCGGCCCGCCCTCGCCTCGGCCGCCGTCGGCGTGATGCTCCTGAACTACTGGTTCACCCCGCCGACCCACACCCTCACCGTCCAGGACCCGGAGAACTTCGTCGCCATCGTGATCTTCTTCGCGGTGGCCGTGGCGGTCTCCTCGGTGGTGGACCTCGCGGCCCGCCGTACCCACCAGGCCGCCCGGCTGCGCGCCGAGTCGGAGATCCTCTCCTTCCTGGCGGGCAGCGTGCTGCGCGGCGAGACCGCGCTGGACGCGCTGCTGGAGCGGGTCCGCGAGACCTTCGCGATGGAGTCCGTCGCCCTGCTGGAGCGGGCCAGCGACGTCGATCCGTGGACCTGTGCCGGATTCGTCGGGCCCGCCCCGGTCGCCCGGCCCGACGACGCGGACGTGGACATGCCGGTCGGCGACAACATGGCGCTCGCGCTGTCCGGCCGGGTGCTGCCGGCCGAGGACCGCCGGGTGCTCGGCGCCTTCGCCGCCCAGGCTGCCGTCGTCCTGGACCGCCAGCGCCTGGTCTCCGAGGCCGACCGGGCCCGCAGGCTCGCCGAGGGCAACCGGATCAGGACCGCGCTGCTGGCCGCCGTCAGCCATGACCTGCGCACCCCGCTCGCCGGGATCAAGGCCGCCGTCAGCTCGCTGCGCTCCGACGATGTCGCCTGGTCCCCGGAGGACGAGGCCGAACTCCTCGAAGGCATCGAGGACGGCGCCGACCGCCTCGACCACCTCGTGGGCAACCTGCTGGACATGTCCCGCCTCCAGACCGGCACCGTGACCCCGCTGATCCGCGAGATCGACCTCGACGAGGTGGTGCCGATGGCGCTCGGCGGGGTCCCCGAGGGCAGCGTCGACCTGGACATCCCCGAGACGCTGCCCATGGTCGCCGTCGACCCGGGGCTGCTGGAGCGGGTCGTCGCCAACGTCGTCGAGAACGCCGTCAAGTACAGCCCCGGCGGCGAGCCCATCGCGGTGGCCGCCAGCGCGCACGGCGAACGCGTCGAACTCCGGGTCGTCGACCGGGGGCGCGGCGTCCCCGACGAGGCCAAGGAGCGGATCTTCGAGCCCTTCCAGCGGTACGGTGACGCCCCGCGCGGCGCCGGGGTGGGCCTCGGCCTCGCGGTCTCCCGGGGGTTCGCCGAGGCCATGGGCGGCACCCTGGACGCCGAGGACACCCCCGGCGGCGGGCTGACCATGGTCCTGACGCTGACGGCCGCACCGGGCCGGGGCCAGGCCCAGGACCGGGCGGCGCTCCCGGCCGAGGCCACCTCATGA
- a CDS encoding response regulator has translation MTRVLVVDDEPQIVRALVINLKARKYEVDAAPDGATALQLAAARHPDVVLLDLGLPDMDGVEVIKGLRGWTRVPILVLSARHTSDEKVEALDAGADDYVTKPFGMDELLARLRASVRRSEPVGQEVTEDLAIVETAGFTVDLAAKKVHRAGRDVRLTPTEWHLLEVLVRNGGRLVSQKQLLQEVWGPSYGTETNYLRVYMAQLRRKLEADPSHPRHFVTEPGMGYRFERD, from the coding sequence ATGACCCGGGTGCTTGTGGTCGACGACGAGCCGCAGATCGTACGCGCCCTCGTGATCAACCTGAAGGCCCGCAAGTACGAGGTCGACGCCGCACCGGACGGGGCGACCGCTCTCCAGCTCGCCGCCGCCCGCCACCCCGACGTCGTGCTCCTGGACCTCGGGCTGCCCGACATGGACGGGGTCGAGGTGATCAAGGGCCTGCGCGGCTGGACCCGGGTCCCGATCCTCGTCCTCTCCGCGCGCCACACCTCCGACGAGAAGGTGGAGGCGCTGGACGCGGGCGCCGACGACTACGTCACCAAGCCCTTCGGCATGGACGAGCTGCTGGCCCGCCTGCGCGCCTCCGTACGCCGCTCGGAACCGGTCGGCCAGGAGGTCACCGAGGACCTGGCGATCGTGGAGACGGCCGGCTTCACCGTCGACCTGGCGGCCAAGAAGGTGCACCGCGCCGGCCGCGACGTACGGCTGACCCCCACCGAGTGGCATCTGCTGGAGGTCCTCGTCCGCAACGGCGGCCGCCTGGTCAGCCAGAAACAGCTCCTCCAGGAGGTCTGGGGGCCCTCCTACGGCACCGAGACCAACTATCTGCGGGTCTACATGGCCCAGCTCCGCCGCAAGCTGGAGGCGGACCCCTCGCACCCCCGCCACTTCGTCACCGAGCCGGGCATGGGTTACCGCTTCGAGCGTGACTGA
- a CDS encoding OB-fold nucleic acid binding domain-containing protein translates to MSAVPRHEKAGRAERPSGRFRRMLDRLSSSQEDLESQELREDTQATGCTRISECSDRQIVKVAGTLRTVTLRPRAGVPALEAELFDGTEPLDVVWLGRRSIVGIEPGRRIIASGRVAMSHGRRVLFNPTYELRPLGKE, encoded by the coding sequence ATGAGTGCTGTTCCCCGACACGAGAAGGCCGGCAGGGCGGAGAGGCCTTCCGGGCGCTTCCGCCGTATGCTCGACCGGCTCTCCAGCTCCCAGGAGGACCTGGAGTCCCAGGAGCTGCGGGAGGACACCCAGGCCACCGGATGCACGCGGATATCCGAGTGCTCCGACCGCCAGATAGTCAAGGTGGCTGGTACGTTGCGGACCGTCACCCTCCGTCCCCGGGCCGGAGTGCCCGCCCTGGAGGCGGAGCTCTTCGACGGCACCGAGCCGCTGGACGTGGTCTGGCTGGGCCGTCGCTCCATCGTCGGCATAGAGCCGGGCCGCAGGATCATCGCCTCGGGCCGGGTCGCCATGAGCCACGGGCGCCGGGTGCTGTTCAACCCCACATACGAACTCCGACCGCTCGGCAAGGAGTAG
- a CDS encoding DUF3159 domain-containing protein, producing MTSLDKPTSETDQPHPTDRHSAGGRHAAQQDAASKAVTEAALFEAFGGVRGMVETVLPGLLFVTIFTINKDLHISAIAALAVSLALVAVRLLRRDTVKHAFSGVFGVAFGVVFAMMTGNAKDFYLPGMLYTLGLATAYLVTAAAGVPLIGLILGPVFKENLSWRTRNPGRKKAYTKASYAWGLILLAKCAILFPLYWWADTTQFGWVLVALKIPPFLLAVYLTWVFLAKAPPPIDVFAEMEAEEKAAEQAEKDRKAEQAAAALRNPEA from the coding sequence GTGACGTCTCTCGACAAGCCGACGTCCGAAACGGACCAGCCCCACCCCACCGACCGGCACAGCGCCGGCGGAAGGCACGCCGCCCAGCAGGACGCCGCGTCGAAGGCGGTCACCGAAGCCGCCCTCTTCGAGGCCTTCGGCGGTGTGCGCGGCATGGTGGAGACAGTCCTGCCCGGGCTGCTCTTCGTCACGATCTTCACCATCAACAAGGACCTGCACATCTCGGCCATCGCGGCCCTGGCGGTCTCCCTGGCCCTGGTCGCCGTACGGCTGCTGCGCCGGGACACCGTGAAGCACGCCTTCAGCGGCGTCTTCGGGGTCGCCTTCGGTGTCGTCTTCGCGATGATGACGGGCAACGCCAAGGACTTCTACCTGCCGGGCATGCTCTACACGCTGGGGCTGGCCACGGCCTACCTTGTCACCGCCGCCGCCGGGGTGCCGCTGATCGGGCTGATCCTGGGCCCGGTCTTCAAGGAGAACCTCTCCTGGCGGACGCGTAACCCCGGCCGCAAGAAGGCGTACACCAAGGCCAGTTACGCCTGGGGCCTCATCCTGCTCGCCAAGTGCGCGATCCTCTTCCCGCTGTACTGGTGGGCCGACACCACCCAGTTCGGCTGGGTGCTGGTCGCGCTGAAGATCCCGCCGTTCCTGCTCGCGGTCTATCTGACCTGGGTCTTCCTCGCGAAGGCGCCGCCGCCCATCGACGTCTTCGCCGAGATGGAGGCCGAGGAGAAGGCCGCGGAGCAGGCAGAGAAGGACCGCAAGGCCGAGCAGGCCGCGGCAGCCCTCCGCAACCCGGAGGCGTAA
- a CDS encoding TrkA family potassium uptake protein, giving the protein MRVSIAGAGAVGRSIAAELLENGHEVLLIDKAPSAISVERVPSAEWLLADACEITSLDEAALQRCNVVIAATGDDKVNLVVSLLAKTEYGVPRVVARVNHPKNEWLFNESWGVDVAVSTPRLMSALVEEAVSVGDLVRLLRFSHGDANLVELTLPPESALAGTRVGEVAWPEDTSLVTIIRGTRVLTPSPEESLEAGDELLFVAAQAREEQLEDLLSVRRDPSSDD; this is encoded by the coding sequence ATGCGTGTGTCGATTGCCGGGGCGGGCGCGGTGGGCCGTTCCATCGCCGCCGAGCTGCTGGAGAACGGGCACGAAGTGCTGCTCATCGACAAGGCGCCCAGCGCCATCTCGGTGGAGCGGGTGCCGTCGGCCGAGTGGCTGCTCGCGGACGCCTGCGAGATCACCTCGCTGGACGAGGCGGCGTTGCAGCGGTGCAACGTGGTGATCGCGGCGACGGGGGACGACAAGGTGAACCTGGTCGTCTCGCTGCTCGCGAAGACCGAGTACGGCGTGCCGCGGGTGGTGGCGCGGGTCAACCACCCGAAGAACGAGTGGCTGTTCAACGAGTCCTGGGGCGTCGATGTCGCGGTCTCGACCCCGCGGCTGATGTCGGCCCTGGTGGAGGAGGCGGTGAGCGTCGGCGATCTGGTCCGGCTGCTGCGCTTCAGCCACGGCGACGCCAACCTGGTGGAGCTGACGCTGCCGCCGGAGTCGGCGCTGGCCGGCACCCGGGTCGGTGAGGTGGCGTGGCCCGAGGACACCTCGCTGGTCACCATCATCCGCGGGACGCGGGTGCTGACGCCGAGCCCCGAGGAGTCCCTGGAGGCCGGTGACGAGCTGCTGTTCGTGGCGGCCCAGGCGCGCGAGGAGCAGTTGGAGGACCTGCTGTCGGTCCGCCGCGATCCGTCGTCCGACGACTGA
- a CDS encoding TrkA family potassium uptake protein, with amino-acid sequence MHIVIMGCGRVGAALAQTLEQQGHTVAVIDQDPTAFRRLGSGFGGRRVTGVGFDQDTLREAGIEEAGAFAAVSSGDNSNIIAARVAREMFSIENVAARIYDPKRAEVYQRLGIPTVATVRWTADQMLRRLLPSGAEPLWRDPSGGVQLAEVHTTPAWIGHRISTLQEETGVRVAFLTRLGEAILPTSQTVLQEGDLVHVMMRTDEIAKVEEAFAEGPEEGGH; translated from the coding sequence GTGCACATCGTCATCATGGGTTGCGGGCGCGTCGGAGCCGCTCTCGCGCAGACCCTGGAGCAGCAGGGGCACACGGTCGCGGTGATCGACCAGGACCCGACGGCCTTCCGCCGTCTCGGGTCCGGATTCGGCGGCCGCCGGGTCACCGGGGTCGGCTTCGACCAGGACACCCTCCGCGAGGCGGGCATCGAGGAGGCCGGGGCGTTCGCCGCGGTCAGCAGCGGTGACAACTCCAACATCATCGCGGCCCGGGTGGCCCGCGAGATGTTCTCCATCGAGAACGTCGCGGCCCGTATCTACGACCCGAAGCGGGCCGAGGTCTACCAGCGGCTCGGCATCCCCACCGTGGCGACGGTGCGCTGGACGGCGGACCAGATGCTGCGGCGGCTGCTGCCGTCGGGCGCGGAGCCGCTGTGGCGCGATCCGAGCGGGGGTGTCCAGCTCGCCGAGGTGCACACGACACCGGCCTGGATCGGCCACCGGATCAGCACCCTCCAGGAGGAGACCGGCGTCCGCGTCGCCTTCCTCACCCGGTTGGGCGAGGCCATACTGCCGACGTCGCAGACCGTCCTGCAGGAGGGCGACCTGGTCCACGTGATGATGCGTACGGACGAGATCGCCAAGGTCGAAGAGGCCTTCGCCGAGGGTCCCGAGGAGGGCGGTCACTGA